Proteins from a single region of Haliaeetus albicilla chromosome Z, bHalAlb1.1, whole genome shotgun sequence:
- the MIER3 gene encoding mesoderm induction early response protein 3 isoform X1 → MAEASFGSSSPVGSLSSEDHDFDPSAEMLVHDYDDERTLEEEEMMEESKNFSSEIEDLEKEGNMPLEDLLAFYGYEPTIPVMAGSSADSSPSELADELPDMTLDKEEIAKDLLSGDDEETQSSADDLTPSVTSHEATDFFPRPLRSNTTCDGDKESDGEDLEADNGNSSEDLRKEIMVGSQYQAEIPPYLGRYSDDEKAYENEDHLLWKPDVISESKVKEYLFETSLRTGNEKMIGRIPEGLHTRDNEQALYELLKSSHNVKEAIERYCSNGKASQEEMTAWTEEECRSFEHALLIYGKDFHLIQKNKVRTRTVAECVAFYYMWKKSERYDYFAQQTRFGKKRYNHHPGVTDYMDRLVDEAEALGGAVHSSALTSNSRTETIPDQQLSILNSITANELTALTNSVATVCHTSDVNCLDDTFPPMDSLPRAPVNHVPVGTEELLNLPSNGESDCFNLFETGFYHSELNPMNMCSEETERPAKRLKMGIAVPESFMSDVSVNNLGVDFENHTHHITSAKMAVSVADFSSLSANETNGFINTHTLHQHAALHSE, encoded by the exons ATGGCGGAG GCTTCCTTTGGGAGTTCGAGCCCAG TTGGCTCTTTATCGTCCGAGGATCATGACTTTGACCCATCTGCTGAAATGCTGGTACATGATTATGATGATGAGCGAACTCTCGAAGAAGAGGAGAtgatggaagaaagcaaaaatttcaGCTCTGAAATTGAAGATTTAGAAAAG GAAGGAAACATGCCATTGGAAGATTTACTGGCATTCTATGGCTATGAACCCACGATTCCAGTTATGGCGGGTTCCAGTGCTGATAGCTCTCCAAGTGAACTTGCAGATGAACTTCCAGATATGACTCTAGATAAA GAGGAAATAGCTAAAGACCTCTTGTCGGGTGATGATGAAGAAACACAGTCCTCTGCTGATGACTTGACACCATCAGTTACTTCACATGAGGCTACTGACTTCTTTCCTCGGCCATTAAGAT CAAACACTACATGTGATGGAGATAAGGAATCAGATGGTGAAGATCTAGAGGCAGACAATGGTAATTCATCTGAAGATTTGAGAAAG GAAATAATGGTTGGTTCACAGTACCAGGCTGAAATTCCACCTTACCTTGGCAGATACAGTGATGATGAAAAGG CCTATGAAAATGAAGACCATTTACTTTGGAAACCTGATGTGATCTCAGAAAGTAAAGTTAAAGAATACCTTTTTGAAACCTCCTTAAgaacaggaaatgaaaaaatgatTGGCAGAATTCCTGAAGGACTACATACCCGGGACAATGAACAA gCACTGTATGAACTTCTTAAAAGTAGCCATAATGTTAAAGAAGCAATTGAGAGGTACTGCTCAAATGGAAAGGCGTCTCAGG AAGAGATGACAGCATGGACAGAAGAAGAATGCAGAAGCTTTGAACATGCACTTCTTATTTATGGAAAAGACTTTCATCTCATACAGAAAAACAAG GTAAGAACCAGAACAGTTGCTGAGTGTGTGGCTTTCTATTACATGTGGAAAAAGTCAGAACGTTATGATTACTTTGCTCAGCAAACAAGATTTGGAAAGAAGAGATATAACCATCATCCAGGAGTTAC GGACTACATGGATCGTTTGGTCGATGAAGCAGAAGCCCTTGGTGGCGCAGTGCATTCTTCAGCCTTAACATCTAATAGTCGAACAGAAACCATTCCTGATCAACAGTTAAGCATTCTGAACTCTATCACTGCCAATGAGTTGACAG CATTGACAAATAGTGTAGCTACAGTCTGCCACACTTCAGATGTGAACTGCCTGGATGACACCTTTCCTCCTATGGACAGCTTACCCCGAGCACCAGTTAATCACGTGCCTGTTGGAACAGAAGAATTGCTTAACTTGCCTAGCAATGGTGAAAGtgattgttttaatttatttgagaCTGGCTTTTATCATTCAGAGCTAAACCCAATGAACATGTGCAGTGAGGAGACAGAAAGACCTGCGAAGAGATTGAAAATGGGAATTGCTGTCCCAGAATCTTTCATGAGTGATGTCTCTGTAAATAACCTTGGTGTGGACTTCGAGAACCACACACACCATATTACCAGTGCCAAAATGGCTGTTTCAGTGGCTGACTTCAGCAGTCTATCTGCAAATGAGACAAATGGTTTTATCAATACCCACACTCTTCACCAACATGCTGCCCTTCACTCAGAATGA
- the MIER3 gene encoding mesoderm induction early response protein 3 isoform X2, translating into MAEASFGSSSPVGSLSSEDHDFDPSAEMLVHDYDDERTLEEEEMMEESKNFSSEIEDLEKEGNMPLEDLLAFYGYEPTIPVMAGSSADSSPSELADELPDMTLDKEEIAKDLLSGDDEETQSSADDLTPSVTSHEATDFFPRPLRSNTTCDGDKESDGEDLEADNGNSSEDLRKEIMVGSQYQAEIPPYLGRYSDDEKAYENEDHLLWKPDVISESKVKEYLFETSLRTGNEKMIGRIPEGLHTRDNEQALYELLKSSHNVKEAIERYCSNGKASQEMTAWTEEECRSFEHALLIYGKDFHLIQKNKVRTRTVAECVAFYYMWKKSERYDYFAQQTRFGKKRYNHHPGVTDYMDRLVDEAEALGGAVHSSALTSNSRTETIPDQQLSILNSITANELTALTNSVATVCHTSDVNCLDDTFPPMDSLPRAPVNHVPVGTEELLNLPSNGESDCFNLFETGFYHSELNPMNMCSEETERPAKRLKMGIAVPESFMSDVSVNNLGVDFENHTHHITSAKMAVSVADFSSLSANETNGFINTHTLHQHAALHSE; encoded by the exons ATGGCGGAG GCTTCCTTTGGGAGTTCGAGCCCAG TTGGCTCTTTATCGTCCGAGGATCATGACTTTGACCCATCTGCTGAAATGCTGGTACATGATTATGATGATGAGCGAACTCTCGAAGAAGAGGAGAtgatggaagaaagcaaaaatttcaGCTCTGAAATTGAAGATTTAGAAAAG GAAGGAAACATGCCATTGGAAGATTTACTGGCATTCTATGGCTATGAACCCACGATTCCAGTTATGGCGGGTTCCAGTGCTGATAGCTCTCCAAGTGAACTTGCAGATGAACTTCCAGATATGACTCTAGATAAA GAGGAAATAGCTAAAGACCTCTTGTCGGGTGATGATGAAGAAACACAGTCCTCTGCTGATGACTTGACACCATCAGTTACTTCACATGAGGCTACTGACTTCTTTCCTCGGCCATTAAGAT CAAACACTACATGTGATGGAGATAAGGAATCAGATGGTGAAGATCTAGAGGCAGACAATGGTAATTCATCTGAAGATTTGAGAAAG GAAATAATGGTTGGTTCACAGTACCAGGCTGAAATTCCACCTTACCTTGGCAGATACAGTGATGATGAAAAGG CCTATGAAAATGAAGACCATTTACTTTGGAAACCTGATGTGATCTCAGAAAGTAAAGTTAAAGAATACCTTTTTGAAACCTCCTTAAgaacaggaaatgaaaaaatgatTGGCAGAATTCCTGAAGGACTACATACCCGGGACAATGAACAA gCACTGTATGAACTTCTTAAAAGTAGCCATAATGTTAAAGAAGCAATTGAGAGGTACTGCTCAAATGGAAAGGCGTCTCAGG AGATGACAGCATGGACAGAAGAAGAATGCAGAAGCTTTGAACATGCACTTCTTATTTATGGAAAAGACTTTCATCTCATACAGAAAAACAAG GTAAGAACCAGAACAGTTGCTGAGTGTGTGGCTTTCTATTACATGTGGAAAAAGTCAGAACGTTATGATTACTTTGCTCAGCAAACAAGATTTGGAAAGAAGAGATATAACCATCATCCAGGAGTTAC GGACTACATGGATCGTTTGGTCGATGAAGCAGAAGCCCTTGGTGGCGCAGTGCATTCTTCAGCCTTAACATCTAATAGTCGAACAGAAACCATTCCTGATCAACAGTTAAGCATTCTGAACTCTATCACTGCCAATGAGTTGACAG CATTGACAAATAGTGTAGCTACAGTCTGCCACACTTCAGATGTGAACTGCCTGGATGACACCTTTCCTCCTATGGACAGCTTACCCCGAGCACCAGTTAATCACGTGCCTGTTGGAACAGAAGAATTGCTTAACTTGCCTAGCAATGGTGAAAGtgattgttttaatttatttgagaCTGGCTTTTATCATTCAGAGCTAAACCCAATGAACATGTGCAGTGAGGAGACAGAAAGACCTGCGAAGAGATTGAAAATGGGAATTGCTGTCCCAGAATCTTTCATGAGTGATGTCTCTGTAAATAACCTTGGTGTGGACTTCGAGAACCACACACACCATATTACCAGTGCCAAAATGGCTGTTTCAGTGGCTGACTTCAGCAGTCTATCTGCAAATGAGACAAATGGTTTTATCAATACCCACACTCTTCACCAACATGCTGCCCTTCACTCAGAATGA